The Changchengzhania lutea genomic sequence TTGTTCCGCTTCCTTTTTATTGATTTTGTAAGATTTCATAAGATTCATTTTAGATTTACTTCCCATAGAGCCACCACTGTTACCTTCTTTTTGTTGCTTGGCGCTGTTCAATATTCAGGTTTGTTTAGACATATAAAAAGTGCGAGGGTAGCCTGCGCTGAGCGCAGTCGAAGTGAGCCTGGTTATGCTGTCGTTCAAAGCTGAATGTTGTTATTTTGCTGACAAAAAAAAGTATGGCAGTTGTGGCTTGGGTTGTGAGTCTAAATCTTTTGTGAAATACAAATTCATAGGAAGTGGAACAAAACGCAAATACATTTATATTCCTATTTGGCGGACTTGATTCACGCTTTTTACTTGGAATGACCTGATCCTTTCCAGAGGATCGGAAAGGGTTAACGAAATGGAAAGTCAAAAGTGTGGATTAGGTCCAAGACCTTTGTGAATGAAGCTCTTTTGCTGGAATGTAGTTTTTACGGAATGCAGGGAAAGGTGCTGAACCTAATGGTCTGGATGTAATTATCGTCTTTTCCTAATTTTAGTTTTTTACGAAGTGCGTTGATAAACACATCTATAACACCAGTATTGTAGTCAAAATGAATGTCCCAAACGCTTTCAATAATTCGTGACCTTCGGCACACTAACCCTTTGTTACGTATTAGATATTCCAATAAGGCAAATTCTTCTTGGGTTTGGGCTATTTCTTCTTCAGATTTAAAGACTTGATGTGTTGCAGTGTTCAGCGTGATTTCGCCAAGTTTAAAGATGGAATGTTCACCAGATTTTGGTCGCAATTGTACTTTGATTCGTTCTAATAGTTCTTCAAAATGAAAGGGCTTTTTTATATAGTCGTTAGCACCAGTTTGAAGTCCAAAAATAGTCTCGTCTAGTGTGTCTTTCGCTGTTAAAAAGATAACGGGTGTTTCTTGAAACTCCTTTCGGAATTGGCGACAGATTTCTATACCACTTATACCTGGCACCATCCAATCCAATAACAATAAATCATATTCTCCAGAAAGAGCCATTTCAAGCCCTTTTTTGCCTTCTTCGGCTATGTCCACAGCATAAGACTCTTCCTCTCTAAGCCTTGTTTGAGGAAGTTAAATATACCTGGTTCATCTTCTACTATTAAAATTCTCATCGGGCAAAAGTTACAATTTTTAATTAAGTTAAGATTTGGTTTTTCTTAAGATTTGCTTAAAAAGAGTTGCTCCTATTAGTTTAACATAACGTTTCTATAATTTTAAAGTACTTTAAGTCCAATAAATATAAATCATACAAAAAAACAGGCTTCAATTGTACTGTAAGACGAAGGTTTTATGGGATACCTAATGCTTTCATATAAGCGCAAAAT encodes the following:
- a CDS encoding response regulator transcription factor, with the translated sequence MDIAEEGKKGLEMALSGEYDLLLLDWMVPGISGIEICRQFRKEFQETPVIFLTAKDTLDETIFGLQTGANDYIKKPFHFEELLERIKVQLRPKSGEHSIFKLGEITLNTATHQVFKSEEEIAQTQEEFALLEYLIRNKGLVCRRSRIIESVWDIHFDYNTGVIDVFINALRKKLKLGKDDNYIQTIRFSTFPCIP